A portion of the Stigmatella aurantiaca DW4/3-1 genome contains these proteins:
- a CDS encoding CHAT domain-containing tetratricopeptide repeat protein has product MRQAFGCVLIVFLCWATPRQSSAEPPDARLATAQADFDEAAKLKDAGKFPEALERAEHALAIWEAVQGDTHPNVASCLNLMGELYRQQGALARAMPLAQRALTIRETTLGSKHLDVAQSLNGLAAIYLDQGSRGLAELLLQRALAIQEAVLSGNHPDIVKTLHNLARLYHEQGSYSRAEPFYLRALALHEAASSHNPSLRLSILNSLAALYRDQGAYGQAELILQRELPQLDAAPTVPAHLVAAALNNLAIIYKDQGMYDRAEPLLQRALALWEATLGSNHPHVALALNNLAVLYQAQGMYDRAEPLLQRTLALWENTLGSNHAYFALALNNLANLYLEQGLYGQAEPLFQRAIALLEASRGKTHSDVAASLNNLANLYLEQGLYGRATPLYRRALAIRESNYGKNHPIVAESLTNLAALYKAQGLYGRAASLYRRALAIWETAQAQHHPSFAESLNGLAQLRLAQHRLSDALPLFTRSFSISERRLRQEALDFSESHLSTFLAHLRTDEQRLYALLRAYPQDTRVHRMALSAALLLKGRSVSETANISRTLYRSLGPEDHHAFERLRNLRTQLASLSFAGPGALSSKDYQQRLQSLTEEGDLLEADLAKRSAPLRSLSSLPPPGEIVGRVAASLPKDAALVELIAYADSPLVPTPGTPPAKAVGPMRYLALLLFPDASTRAVDLGPAFPIDQAASRLRDALAEREASFQSIAQDLYRRAFLPLLPLLGSTRRLFLSPDSQLGVIPFSTLHDGQGFLLDSFDFTYLTSGRDLLPRPLDSVPASSVFILAAPDFTAASPSGTRPLSSHSPPSGALERFFSLPRSDLNRSAWVPLPGTRLEAEGIQRLLPQAQLFLGPEATKDRLLHLPTPGILHLATHGFFLGSAPSSPDSRGLVSVDSLGGAPSPHQQPLLNSGLVLAGAHAAASGSPAPSLEDTLVTALELAGLNLWGTQLVVLSACDTGRGEVHIGQGVYGLRRALVAAGAETMLVSLWKVNDNSTHLLMDLYYRNLLNGQGRASALRQAMLSLRETHPHPHAWAPFIALGSDAPLRAIAPATQQTSLAETSP; this is encoded by the coding sequence ATGCGTCAGGCCTTCGGTTGCGTGCTGATTGTCTTTCTGTGCTGGGCAACCCCTCGACAGTCCAGCGCGGAGCCACCCGATGCGCGACTGGCGACGGCCCAGGCCGACTTCGACGAGGCGGCCAAGCTCAAAGATGCGGGAAAGTTTCCCGAGGCCCTCGAACGAGCGGAGCATGCACTCGCGATCTGGGAGGCCGTACAGGGAGACACCCATCCCAACGTCGCGTCCTGTCTCAACCTGATGGGTGAGCTTTACCGCCAGCAGGGAGCATTGGCCCGTGCCATGCCCCTCGCTCAGCGGGCGCTCACGATCCGAGAGACAACCCTCGGCAGCAAACACCTCGACGTCGCTCAATCGCTCAACGGCCTCGCCGCCATCTATCTAGATCAGGGCTCGCGCGGCCTGGCAGAGCTCCTCTTACAACGCGCGCTCGCCATCCAGGAGGCGGTTCTCAGCGGCAACCACCCCGACATCGTCAAAACGCTCCACAACCTCGCTAGGCTTTACCATGAACAAGGGTCATACAGCCGGGCCGAGCCTTTCTATCTGCGCGCACTTGCCCTCCATGAAGCAGCATCCAGCCACAATCCCTCCCTCCGGCTCTCGATTCTCAACAGCCTCGCTGCCCTCTACAGAGACCAGGGAGCATATGGCCAGGCCGAACTCATCTTACAGCGCGAACTCCCCCAACTCGATGCAGCCCCCACTGTCCCCGCTCACCTTGTCGCTGCCGCACTCAATAACCTCGCCATCATCTACAAAGACCAAGGGATGTACGACCGGGCAGAGCCCCTCTTACAACGCGCGCTCGCCCTATGGGAAGCCACACTCGGCAGCAACCACCCCCACGTCGCCTTGGCGCTCAATAACCTCGCTGTCCTTTATCAAGCCCAGGGGATGTATGACCGGGCAGAGCCCCTCTTACAACGCACGCTCGCCTTGTGGGAAAACACCCTCGGTAGCAACCACGCCTACTTCGCCTTGGCGCTCAATAACCTCGCCAATCTTTACTTGGAGCAAGGCTTATACGGCCAAGCCGAGCCTCTCTTCCAGCGTGCGATCGCTCTTTTGGAGGCCTCACGGGGCAAGACTCACTCCGACGTCGCCGCTTCACTCAACAACCTCGCCAACCTCTACTTAGAGCAAGGATTGTACGGCCGGGCCACCCCCCTCTACCGGCGCGCTCTCGCCATCCGGGAATCCAACTACGGCAAGAACCACCCCATCGTCGCTGAATCCCTCACCAACCTCGCCGCCCTCTACAAAGCCCAAGGGTTGTACGGCCGGGCCGCCTCCCTCTACCGGCGCGCGCTCGCGATCTGGGAAACGGCCCAGGCCCAACACCATCCCTCCTTCGCTGAATCGCTCAACGGCCTCGCCCAGCTTCGTTTGGCCCAGCACCGGCTCTCCGACGCACTGCCCCTCTTCACTCGCTCCTTCTCCATTTCCGAGCGGCGCCTGCGCCAAGAGGCACTCGACTTCTCCGAGTCCCACCTCTCCACCTTCCTCGCCCATCTGCGCACCGACGAGCAGCGGCTCTATGCCCTGCTGCGCGCATACCCTCAGGACACCCGCGTGCACCGCATGGCCCTCAGCGCCGCGCTCTTGCTCAAGGGCCGCTCCGTGTCGGAGACGGCAAACATCTCCCGTACCCTCTACCGCAGCCTGGGCCCCGAGGATCACCATGCCTTCGAGCGGCTCCGGAACCTCCGCACCCAACTGGCTTCCCTCTCGTTCGCGGGCCCTGGCGCGCTCTCGTCTAAAGACTATCAACAGCGCCTCCAATCCCTCACCGAAGAGGGTGACTTACTCGAAGCAGACTTGGCCAAGCGCTCCGCCCCCCTGCGTTCTCTCTCCTCGCTGCCTCCTCCTGGCGAGATTGTCGGCCGCGTCGCTGCCTCCCTTCCCAAGGATGCCGCGCTGGTCGAATTGATCGCCTACGCCGACAGCCCCCTCGTCCCCACACCCGGGACACCTCCCGCCAAGGCCGTCGGCCCGATGCGCTACCTGGCCCTGCTCCTCTTTCCCGACGCCTCCACCCGCGCCGTGGACCTCGGCCCCGCATTTCCCATCGACCAAGCCGCCTCTCGCCTCCGCGATGCCCTGGCTGAGCGCGAGGCCTCCTTCCAATCGATTGCCCAGGACCTCTACCGGCGCGCCTTCTTGCCCCTGCTTCCGCTGCTGGGCTCCACCCGCCGGCTCTTCCTGTCTCCCGACAGCCAATTGGGCGTCATCCCCTTCTCCACCCTCCACGACGGCCAGGGCTTCCTCCTGGACTCCTTTGACTTCACCTACCTCACCTCGGGCCGTGATCTGCTGCCGCGTCCCCTCGACAGCGTTCCTGCCTCCTCTGTCTTCATCCTCGCAGCCCCCGACTTCACCGCCGCCTCACCTTCTGGGACTCGGCCTCTCTCCTCTCACTCCCCTCCCTCTGGCGCCTTGGAGCGCTTCTTCTCCCTCCCACGCTCAGACCTGAACCGAAGCGCCTGGGTCCCCCTCCCTGGCACACGTCTCGAGGCCGAAGGCATTCAGCGCCTGTTGCCCCAAGCGCAGCTCTTCCTGGGCCCGGAGGCCACCAAGGACAGACTTCTGCACCTGCCGACTCCGGGCATTCTCCACTTGGCCACCCATGGCTTCTTCCTGGGCAGTGCCCCTTCCTCCCCGGACTCGCGGGGCCTGGTCTCCGTTGACTCCCTGGGCGGCGCACCTTCTCCTCACCAACAGCCTTTGCTCAACTCCGGCCTTGTCCTGGCGGGGGCTCATGCCGCTGCCTCAGGCTCTCCCGCCCCCTCGCTCGAAGACACGCTCGTCACCGCGCTGGAATTGGCGGGGCTCAACCTCTGGGGCACCCAGCTCGTTGTCCTGTCCGCCTGTGACACCGGCCGGGGCGAAGTCCACATCGGCCAGGGCGTCTACGGTCTGCGCCGCGCGTTGGTCGCGGCGGGGGCGGAAACCATGCTCGTGAGCCTGTGGAAGGTGAATGACAACTCCACGCACCTGCTCATGGACCTCTACTACCGCAACCTCTTGAACGGCCAGGGCCGTGCCTCTGCCCTGCGCCAGGCCATGCTCTCTTTGCGCGAGACCCATCCTCATCCCCATGCCTGGGCCCCCTTCATCGCCCTGGGCAGCGATGCGCCCCTGCGCGCCATCGCCCCCGCCACACAGCAGACTTCACTGGCAGAGACCTCTCCTTGA
- a CDS encoding aldo/keto reductase: MKRRRLGSSGLEVSAIGLGCMGLSHGYGPATDTQEAIKLIRSAFERGITFFDTAEAYGPYKNEELVGEALAPFRDQVVIATKFGFEFDAQGGQSGMNSRPGHIKEVAEAALKRLKTDRIDLFYQHRVDPNVPIEEVAGAVKDLIQEGKVKHFGLSEAGVQTIRRAHAVQPVTALQSEYSLWWREPEKEILPVLEKLGIGFVPFSPLGRGFLTGAISESTTFDSTDFRNIVPRFTPEARKENQALVDLLGEIAARKQATRAQLALAWLLAQKPWIVPIPGTSKPHRLDENAGAAAVALTPEELRDMDSALSRITVQGDRYPPHLQARVDR; this comes from the coding sequence ATGAAACGACGCAGACTTGGAAGCAGCGGGCTGGAGGTTTCGGCCATCGGCCTTGGCTGCATGGGACTGAGCCATGGCTATGGCCCGGCAACGGACACACAGGAGGCCATCAAGCTGATCCGGTCGGCCTTCGAGCGCGGCATCACCTTCTTCGATACCGCCGAGGCTTACGGCCCTTACAAGAACGAAGAGCTCGTGGGAGAAGCCCTGGCCCCCTTCCGGGACCAGGTGGTGATCGCCACCAAGTTCGGCTTCGAATTCGATGCCCAGGGCGGACAGAGCGGCATGAACAGCCGGCCGGGGCACATCAAGGAAGTCGCCGAGGCGGCGCTCAAGCGGCTCAAGACCGACCGCATCGATCTCTTCTATCAGCATCGCGTCGATCCGAACGTGCCCATCGAGGAGGTCGCTGGCGCGGTGAAGGATCTGATCCAAGAAGGCAAGGTCAAGCACTTCGGACTGTCCGAAGCAGGCGTACAGACGATCCGGCGTGCTCACGCGGTCCAGCCGGTCACGGCCCTCCAGAGCGAATACTCATTGTGGTGGCGAGAACCCGAGAAGGAGATCCTGCCGGTCCTGGAGAAACTCGGGATCGGCTTCGTGCCCTTTTCCCCACTCGGTAGGGGCTTCCTCACGGGCGCGATCAGCGAGAGCACGACGTTCGACAGCACGGATTTCCGCAACATCGTCCCGCGCTTCACGCCGGAGGCCCGAAAGGAGAACCAGGCCTTGGTGGACCTGCTCGGCGAAATCGCGGCCCGGAAGCAGGCGACACGTGCTCAGCTTGCGCTTGCCTGGCTGTTGGCCCAGAAGCCGTGGATCGTACCGATCCCGGGGACCAGCAAGCCGCATCGCCTGGACGAGAACGCCGGGGCCGCGGCCGTTGCGCTGACGCCCGAAGAGCTCCGCGACATGGATAGCGCCCTCTCCCGAATCACGGTGCAGGGGGATCGGTATCCCCCGCATCTTCAGGCCAGGGTCGATCGCTGA
- a CDS encoding LysR family transcriptional regulator yields MFLAVARLRSFSGAARELGVSTPAVSQAVRLLEEQLRVVLLTRTTRSVSLTDAGRRLMESAGPALGQTLAALSEVSARPGETVGRIRLSVPRVAVPYVIAPVVSPFRARHPRVELEVVIDDRFVDIVEEGYDAGVRLSEAIERDMVQVRLTGAFRLVVVGAPSYLARHGTPQRPEDLLRHECITFRAQTTGTLYAWELERGRRNWRVPVRGGVVTNDSPLRVSLAEQGLGLAYVVEPVVAEQLREGRLVRVLEAYAPTVPGFFLYYPSRAQRSPALRLFVDAAKELAVHEIGGLPRGP; encoded by the coding sequence GTGTTCCTCGCCGTGGCGCGCCTGCGCAGCTTCAGCGGCGCGGCGCGCGAACTCGGCGTATCCACCCCCGCGGTGAGCCAGGCAGTACGGCTGCTCGAGGAGCAGTTGCGCGTGGTGCTGCTCACCCGCACGACACGCAGCGTGTCGCTGACGGATGCAGGCAGGCGGCTGATGGAGAGCGCGGGGCCAGCGTTGGGACAGACGCTTGCAGCTCTCTCCGAGGTGTCCGCTCGACCGGGAGAGACGGTGGGCCGGATCCGGCTGTCGGTGCCACGGGTGGCGGTGCCCTACGTCATCGCCCCGGTGGTCTCCCCCTTTCGTGCGCGTCACCCGCGGGTGGAGCTAGAGGTCGTCATCGATGATCGCTTCGTGGACATCGTGGAGGAGGGCTACGACGCGGGCGTGCGGCTGAGTGAGGCCATCGAGCGCGACATGGTGCAGGTACGGCTCACCGGCGCGTTCCGCCTGGTGGTGGTGGGCGCGCCCAGTTACCTCGCGCGCCACGGAACACCCCAGCGGCCCGAGGATCTGCTGCGCCACGAGTGCATCACCTTCCGCGCACAGACCACCGGGACGCTCTACGCCTGGGAGTTGGAGCGGGGCCGCAGGAACTGGCGCGTGCCAGTGCGGGGGGGCGTGGTCACCAACGACAGCCCCCTGAGGGTGTCCCTGGCAGAGCAGGGACTGGGGCTGGCATACGTCGTCGAGCCCGTGGTCGCCGAGCAGCTGCGCGAGGGACGGCTGGTTCGAGTGCTGGAGGCCTACGCCCCCACCGTCCCCGGCTTCTTCCTCTATTACCCCAGCCGAGCGCAACGCTCCCCAGCGCTGCGCCTCTTCGTGGACGCGGCCAAGGAGCTGGCCGTGCACGAAATCGGAGGGCTGCCCAGGGGGCCGTGA
- a CDS encoding MBL fold metallo-hydrolase — translation MKIRSFLGRATLATSLAALLGGGDPAPAHAAAPQVKTQAPGFYRMMLGDFEITVLSDGTAPQPVEKLLTNTQPEHVRSLLADAYLTSPMEMSINAYLINTGSQLFLVDTGAGELFGPSAGRLVSNLRAAGYQPEQVDAVLLTHIHGDHSGGLVVAGKPVFPNATVHAHKREADYWLSPANAEKASDHHKPSFQHAVASLAPYVTAGKLKTFEGSTELAPGLRTLESLGHTPGHSFYVAESQGQKLVFWGDLMHVAAVQFPEPAVTIQYDVDSKAAAAQRAKAYADAAKQGYLVAVDHISFPGIGHLRPQGKGYSWLPVNYSFTK, via the coding sequence ATGAAGATCCGCTCGTTCCTCGGCCGCGCCACGCTGGCCACCAGCCTCGCCGCCCTCTTGGGCGGGGGGGACCCCGCTCCCGCCCACGCCGCCGCCCCGCAGGTCAAGACACAGGCGCCCGGCTTCTACCGGATGATGTTGGGCGACTTCGAGATCACCGTGCTGTCCGACGGCACGGCGCCACAGCCGGTGGAGAAGCTGCTCACCAACACCCAGCCTGAGCACGTCCGCTCGCTGCTCGCCGACGCGTACCTCACCTCGCCGATGGAGATGTCCATCAACGCCTACCTCATCAACACGGGCTCCCAGTTGTTCCTGGTGGACACGGGGGCGGGGGAGTTGTTCGGACCGTCGGCGGGGCGGCTCGTCAGCAACCTGCGGGCGGCGGGCTATCAACCCGAGCAGGTCGACGCGGTGCTGCTCACCCATATCCATGGCGACCACTCGGGCGGTCTGGTGGTGGCGGGCAAGCCCGTGTTCCCGAACGCCACCGTGCACGCGCACAAGCGCGAGGCGGACTACTGGCTGTCGCCCGCGAACGCGGAGAAGGCTTCGGACCACCACAAGCCCTCCTTCCAGCACGCGGTGGCCTCGTTGGCGCCGTACGTCACGGCGGGAAAGCTCAAAACTTTCGAGGGGAGCACGGAACTGGCGCCCGGCCTCCGGACGCTCGAATCGCTGGGCCACACCCCCGGCCACTCCTTCTACGTCGCGGAGAGCCAGGGGCAGAAGCTCGTGTTCTGGGGCGACCTGATGCACGTGGCCGCGGTCCAGTTCCCCGAGCCCGCGGTGACCATCCAGTATGATGTTGATTCCAAGGCGGCGGCGGCCCAGCGCGCGAAGGCTTACGCCGATGCCGCGAAGCAGGGCTACCTCGTGGCGGTGGACCACATCTCCTTCCCGGGGATTGGCCACCTGCGGCCCCAGGGCAAGGGCTACAGCTGGCTGCCGGTGAACTACAGCTTCACGAAGTAG
- a CDS encoding TetR/AcrR family transcriptional regulator encodes MKAHKTVKTPPRERILAAAEELFYREGIRGVGVEAIAACAETTKMALYRHFASKDALVAEWLRLVAVREEAVFERLAAEHPGDARAQLWGWVLFIAERFVGCTGRGCAFNNSVAELPDTQHPARQVIEGHKRAQLRRVETLCAQAGLTEPKAAASKLFFVVEGAQVSAPSLGAGPAGERLLDIAREILGDAPTPSLRKRTVSKKAAP; translated from the coding sequence ATGAAGGCGCACAAGACCGTCAAGACGCCGCCCCGGGAGCGGATCCTCGCGGCGGCCGAGGAACTCTTCTATCGGGAAGGCATCCGAGGGGTGGGCGTCGAGGCAATTGCGGCGTGTGCGGAGACAACGAAGATGGCGCTCTACCGCCACTTCGCGTCCAAGGACGCGCTGGTGGCGGAGTGGCTGCGGCTCGTGGCGGTGCGCGAGGAGGCGGTTTTCGAGCGGCTCGCGGCCGAGCATCCCGGTGATGCGCGCGCGCAGCTCTGGGGCTGGGTGCTGTTCATCGCCGAGCGGTTCGTGGGGTGTACGGGGCGAGGGTGCGCGTTCAACAACTCCGTGGCCGAGCTGCCCGACACCCAGCATCCCGCGCGGCAGGTGATCGAGGGCCACAAGCGGGCGCAGCTCCGGCGCGTGGAGACGCTGTGCGCCCAGGCGGGCCTCACGGAACCCAAGGCGGCCGCGAGCAAGCTGTTCTTCGTCGTGGAAGGCGCGCAGGTGAGTGCCCCCAGCCTGGGAGCGGGGCCCGCGGGCGAGCGCCTGTTGGACATCGCGAGGGAAATTCTGGGGGATGCCCCCACCCCATCCCTTCGCAAACGCACCGTCTCCAAGAAGGCTGCGCCGTGA